Proteins encoded together in one Sinorhizobium sp. B11 window:
- the phnF gene encoding phosphonate metabolism transcriptional regulator PhnF, producing MTSEEHSIEARSRSGQWQILEKQISRDIASGALAPGSRLPTETEIMDQFKVGRHSVRRAIAELASAGKVRVEQGRGTFVEEHSVITYNIARRTRFRKNLLEQGRIPSGQPVSEAEIAAPPGVAAALKLPEGAKVYMIARRGFADDVPISLSHSYHPVERFPNMHLRRRAGESVTTIYAAFGIPDYVRQSTVILTRRAIVDEAQLLAQSPQQPVLVVQKTDVDMEGRPIAYSETVWAGERVQFSIDNEPEDRVATTAKGQDDE from the coding sequence ATGACAAGCGAAGAACATTCGATCGAAGCAAGATCCCGGTCCGGTCAGTGGCAGATCCTCGAGAAACAGATCAGTCGGGATATCGCTTCGGGCGCACTCGCCCCTGGTAGCCGCCTGCCGACGGAAACCGAGATCATGGATCAGTTCAAGGTTGGTCGCCACAGCGTGAGGCGGGCGATTGCCGAACTGGCATCTGCCGGCAAGGTGCGGGTCGAGCAGGGACGCGGCACTTTCGTCGAAGAGCACTCCGTCATCACCTACAATATCGCCCGGCGAACACGCTTCCGCAAAAACCTGCTGGAACAGGGGCGCATCCCTTCAGGTCAACCGGTCTCCGAAGCTGAGATCGCAGCGCCACCCGGCGTCGCCGCGGCGTTGAAGCTTCCCGAGGGCGCAAAGGTCTACATGATCGCCCGGCGCGGCTTTGCCGACGACGTGCCGATCAGTCTCAGCCATTCCTACCATCCGGTGGAGCGTTTCCCGAATATGCATCTGCGCCGCCGCGCGGGTGAATCGGTCACGACCATCTACGCTGCCTTTGGAATTCCTGACTATGTCCGGCAGAGCACCGTGATCCTCACCCGCCGGGCGATCGTTGATGAAGCGCAGCTTCTCGCCCAATCGCCGCAGCAGCCGGTGCTCGTCGTCCAGAAGACCGACGTCGACATGGAAGGCCGGCCGATCGCCTATTCCGAGACGGTCTGGGCCGGAGAACGCGTTCAATTCAGCATTGACAACGAGCCGGAGGATCGCGTCGCGACCACGGCGAAAGGACAGGACGATGAATGA
- a CDS encoding ATP-binding cassette domain-containing protein: MSAVNLSAPNPSAPSPSTSGRQPPRLMLSSPILTMNGIRKSFGDVQALRGVDVTVYPGEVLGIVGESGSGKSTLLRMMNLEDRPDAGEFRLALPGREDLNLFTLDRFERRMLRARHIGIVYQNPHLGLRMNHTSSGNVAERLLIAGERNFATLRARAKGALDASEFPVARMDARPAELSGGMQQRVQLAKAIALEPALLLLDEPTTGLDVSVQALVLDTLKRLQRERRITIVIVSHDLGVIRTMADRVMVMRNGEAVEEGLADQIFQDPQHEYTQQLVHAKL; encoded by the coding sequence ATGAGCGCCGTAAATCTCTCCGCCCCCAATCCGTCCGCCCCCAGTCCGTCCACCTCAGGGCGCCAGCCGCCGCGGCTGATGCTGTCCTCTCCCATCCTGACGATGAACGGCATCCGCAAGAGCTTCGGTGACGTGCAGGCGCTGCGCGGCGTCGATGTTACCGTCTATCCCGGCGAAGTGCTCGGCATCGTCGGCGAATCCGGTTCCGGCAAATCGACACTGCTCAGGATGATGAACCTCGAAGACCGGCCGGACGCCGGCGAATTCCGGCTGGCGCTGCCTGGCCGAGAGGATCTCAATCTCTTCACGCTCGACCGGTTCGAGCGGCGCATGCTGCGGGCGCGCCATATCGGCATCGTCTATCAGAACCCGCATCTTGGCCTTCGGATGAACCATACAAGCAGCGGCAATGTCGCCGAGCGGCTGCTCATTGCCGGTGAGCGGAATTTCGCGACGCTTCGCGCCCGCGCCAAAGGTGCCCTCGACGCCTCGGAGTTTCCGGTCGCGCGCATGGATGCCCGTCCGGCCGAGCTTTCCGGCGGCATGCAGCAGCGCGTACAGTTGGCCAAGGCAATCGCACTCGAGCCTGCCCTGCTCCTGCTTGATGAGCCGACGACCGGGCTCGATGTCAGCGTCCAGGCTCTGGTGCTCGACACGCTGAAGCGGCTGCAGCGCGAACGCCGCATCACTATCGTCATCGTTTCGCATGATCTCGGTGTTATCCGCACCATGGCAGACCGGGTCATGGTGATGCGTAACGGCGAAGCCGTCGAAGAGGGTCTCGCCGACCAGATCTTCCAGGACCCGCAGCATGAATATACTCAGCAGCTCGTGCATGCGAAGCTTTGA
- a CDS encoding alpha/beta hydrolase, whose protein sequence is MLVSKYTIPGVLIRDHFVDVPLDWKKPDGASIKVFAREVCDPARKQEKLPILLFLQGGPGGKSPRPVGGGPSWLGEALKNYRVVLLDQRGTGKSTRIESATMAGFANGKAGADYLSHFRADSIIADCEHLRKTVFGGVRWETLGQSYGGFLTLTYLSQAPEGLAACYVTGGLAGLSATADDVYRRTYPRVAGKNREYYQRYPADRDRIARIAACIAADDVRLPDGDRLTVRRLQTIGIDFGMAPGYENVHWLVDEAFSDPEETRFSDAFLASVMSLTSYDGNPMFAVLQESIYGQGMDATAWAAERIRSEFAEFGEESRPLYLTGEMMYPWMFEEIRSLRPFRDAVEALARYDGFEPLYDPARLASNEIPVAAAVYFDDMYVDAELSLATAGDVGNVRAWVTNEFEHDGVRQSPAVFTRLRQMVRERGGPLG, encoded by the coding sequence ATGCTCGTCAGCAAATATACGATCCCCGGCGTCCTTATCCGCGACCACTTCGTCGATGTGCCGCTCGATTGGAAAAAGCCGGATGGCGCCTCGATCAAAGTCTTCGCGCGAGAGGTTTGCGATCCCGCGCGCAAGCAGGAAAAGCTGCCCATCCTACTGTTCCTGCAGGGCGGTCCGGGCGGGAAGTCGCCGCGCCCGGTGGGTGGCGGGCCGTCCTGGCTCGGGGAGGCGCTCAAGAACTACCGTGTGGTGCTACTCGATCAGCGCGGCACCGGCAAAAGCACGCGCATCGAGAGCGCCACCATGGCTGGCTTTGCGAACGGGAAGGCCGGAGCCGATTATCTCAGCCATTTCCGAGCCGACAGCATCATTGCCGATTGCGAGCATCTGCGGAAGACCGTGTTCGGCGGCGTGCGCTGGGAGACGCTTGGCCAGAGCTATGGCGGCTTCCTGACGCTCACCTATTTGTCGCAGGCGCCGGAGGGGCTGGCTGCGTGCTATGTCACGGGCGGGCTGGCGGGCCTGTCCGCAACGGCTGATGACGTTTACCGCCGCACCTATCCGCGTGTCGCCGGCAAGAACCGGGAATATTACCAGCGCTATCCCGCCGATCGCGATCGCATCGCCCGGATCGCCGCCTGCATTGCCGCCGATGACGTCCGTCTGCCTGACGGGGATCGTCTCACGGTGCGCAGGCTGCAGACCATCGGCATCGATTTCGGCATGGCGCCCGGCTATGAAAACGTGCACTGGCTGGTGGATGAAGCCTTCTCCGATCCGGAGGAAACGCGGTTCTCCGATGCTTTTCTCGCCTCCGTCATGTCGTTGACCTCCTATGATGGCAACCCAATGTTTGCGGTGCTGCAGGAGAGCATTTACGGGCAGGGCATGGACGCGACCGCCTGGGCGGCGGAGCGCATCCGGTCGGAATTTGCCGAGTTCGGCGAAGAGAGCCGGCCGCTCTATCTGACCGGTGAGATGATGTATCCATGGATGTTCGAGGAAATCCGCTCGCTGCGGCCGTTCCGCGACGCTGTGGAAGCGCTGGCGCGCTACGATGGCTTCGAACCGCTCTACGATCCGGCCCGGCTGGCTTCGAACGAAATTCCGGTGGCCGCAGCAGTCTATTTTGACGATATGTATGTCGATGCCGAGCTGTCGCTTGCGACCGCGGGTGATGTCGGCAATGTCCGGGCCTGGGTGACCAACGAATTCGAGCACGACGGCGTGCGCCAGTCACCGGCCGTGTTCACACGCCTGCGGCAGATGGTGCGCGAGCGTGGGGGTCCCCTCGGCTAG
- a CDS encoding phosphonate C-P lyase system protein PhnG, with product MNDTMEAGAPPASFSHASMLDILARADAEGIKAVAEDLLDELGPVEVLVNRTGLAMLPYTDTVQNTAFHLGEVLMAEAHIRLPDRDVEGYGAIIGRDLEHAMAMAVIDASFASDIGKAGIVNFLTSEQRRQTQDDDIRLRKVEATRVRMETF from the coding sequence ATGAATGACACAATGGAAGCCGGCGCGCCCCCTGCCAGCTTCAGTCATGCAAGCATGCTCGACATACTTGCGAGGGCCGATGCCGAGGGAATCAAAGCCGTAGCAGAGGATTTGCTCGATGAACTCGGGCCAGTGGAGGTTCTCGTGAACCGCACGGGCCTTGCGATGCTGCCCTATACAGACACAGTGCAAAACACGGCCTTCCATCTCGGTGAGGTGCTCATGGCCGAAGCCCATATTCGCCTGCCGGACCGGGATGTGGAAGGCTATGGCGCGATCATCGGACGCGATCTCGAACATGCCATGGCAATGGCCGTCATCGATGCGAGCTTCGCAAGTGACATCGGCAAGGCCGGCATCGTGAATTTCCTGACGAGCGAACAGAGGCGTCAGACACAGGACGACGATATCAGACTGCGCAAGGTCGAGGCGACGCGCGTGCGGATGGAGACCTTCTGA
- the phnH gene encoding phosphonate C-P lyase system protein PhnH — protein MNQTLLLPTVEDMRTNATFDALMWALARPGRVQPLPFPGLLALAESLLDRECGFFCSDERLKADIARTGANAVALPEAEYVFASIGTRADVSALSAMLSGNLLYPDASATIFAEAEIGSGTKLRLAGPGVNGAIDIAIGGVHPDFWALRAEAIRYPLGWDIYFADGASLIGIPRSTKIEVL, from the coding sequence ATGAACCAGACCTTGCTCCTTCCGACCGTTGAAGACATGCGCACCAATGCAACATTCGATGCGTTGATGTGGGCGCTCGCTCGCCCCGGCCGTGTCCAGCCTCTGCCTTTTCCCGGCCTGCTCGCGCTGGCAGAAAGCTTGCTCGACCGTGAATGCGGCTTCTTCTGCTCCGATGAAAGGCTCAAGGCCGACATTGCCAGGACAGGCGCGAATGCCGTTGCCCTACCGGAGGCAGAATATGTCTTCGCATCAATCGGCACACGTGCAGACGTTTCCGCCCTATCGGCGATGCTGAGCGGCAATCTGCTCTATCCTGATGCCTCGGCGACGATTTTTGCGGAGGCTGAGATCGGCTCGGGAACGAAGCTTCGCCTCGCCGGCCCTGGAGTCAATGGTGCGATCGATATCGCCATCGGTGGCGTGCATCCGGATTTCTGGGCGCTGCGCGCCGAGGCCATCCGTTATCCACTTGGCTGGGACATTTACTTCGCAGACGGCGCAAGCCTGATCGGCATTCCCCGCTCCACGAAGATCGAGGTACTCTGA
- a CDS encoding ATP-binding cassette domain-containing protein, producing MNMHTHPSASGQMILSVQGLAKHFEMHHLKRTLHAFDKVDFELREGEFILLTGENGAGKSTLLRTLYRSYVPRAGHAYYHTREGVIDLTVAADVDIALLRKREIGFVTQFLQARPRVAAEELVAEPLRLAGRPYDEAIEEARRWLSAFGVKRGLWAAYPSTFSGGEQQKVNLARALILPQRLLFLDEPTASLDKNARRALVARLAELKAAGVAMIGVFHHPDDVADLIDREISLQTRQIQDGAEDVAE from the coding sequence ATGAACATGCACACACATCCATCCGCTTCCGGGCAGATGATCCTCTCCGTCCAAGGCCTCGCCAAGCATTTCGAAATGCATCACCTAAAGCGGACGCTTCATGCCTTCGACAAGGTCGATTTCGAACTGCGCGAGGGTGAATTCATCCTGCTGACGGGCGAAAACGGCGCCGGCAAATCGACTTTGCTGCGCACGCTATACCGCTCCTACGTACCGCGCGCGGGCCATGCCTATTATCACACGCGCGAAGGCGTCATCGACCTGACCGTCGCAGCCGACGTAGATATAGCCCTGTTGCGCAAGCGCGAGATCGGCTTCGTGACGCAATTCCTGCAGGCCCGCCCGCGCGTGGCGGCCGAAGAACTGGTCGCCGAGCCGCTGCGCCTCGCCGGCCGACCTTACGACGAGGCGATCGAAGAGGCCCGCCGGTGGCTCTCCGCGTTCGGCGTGAAGCGAGGGCTCTGGGCTGCCTATCCGTCAACCTTCTCCGGCGGCGAGCAGCAGAAGGTCAACCTGGCTCGCGCGCTCATCCTCCCGCAACGGCTTCTCTTTCTCGACGAGCCAACCGCCTCGCTCGACAAGAATGCGCGTCGCGCACTCGTTGCCCGCCTCGCGGAGCTGAAAGCCGCTGGCGTCGCAATGATCGGCGTCTTTCACCACCCCGACGATGTCGCGGATCTCATCGACCGCGAAATCAGCCTTCAAACACGACAGATCCAGGATGGAGCAGAAGATGTGGCTGAGTGA
- a CDS encoding alpha-D-ribose 1-methylphosphonate 5-phosphate C-P-lyase PhnJ — MKLDQLTKPWEAFSYGFLDESAKREMRRRILKAIAIPGYQVPYASREVPIARGWGTGGLQVTLTLLKPTSVVKVIDQGADDSVNASSIRKFLRRVSSARETLDTLEADIIQSRHRIPEEKLREDQILVLQVPNPEPLRPVQPDMSEARIMHGDADYGQLWLTLYEQLVRSGRIMQGSSYPSMVNGRHVMTPSPIPRWDVPKMNQAANLTILSAGREKRIHAVPPYTRVEPLVFDDVPYRVEDHADKICHRSGVTGYFMNELPQDDGASTFEVSDSQYGVKHIRKRDGEAVAVGETYYKQGRIEQ; from the coding sequence GTGAAACTCGATCAACTTACCAAACCCTGGGAGGCCTTCAGCTACGGCTTCCTGGATGAATCCGCCAAGCGCGAGATGCGCCGCCGCATCCTCAAGGCCATCGCCATTCCCGGCTATCAGGTTCCCTATGCCAGCCGCGAAGTCCCGATTGCCCGTGGCTGGGGAACCGGCGGCCTGCAGGTGACTCTGACGCTTCTGAAGCCAACCTCCGTCGTCAAGGTCATCGACCAGGGAGCCGACGATTCCGTCAATGCCAGCAGCATCCGCAAATTCCTGCGCCGTGTCAGCTCAGCCCGCGAGACGCTGGATACGCTGGAGGCCGACATCATCCAGTCGCGCCACCGGATTCCGGAGGAGAAGCTGCGCGAGGATCAGATCCTCGTGCTGCAGGTTCCCAATCCCGAGCCGCTGCGGCCCGTCCAGCCGGACATGTCGGAGGCCCGCATCATGCATGGCGACGCCGACTATGGTCAGCTTTGGCTTACGCTTTACGAGCAACTGGTCCGGTCCGGCCGCATCATGCAGGGATCGAGCTATCCGAGCATGGTCAATGGCCGGCATGTGATGACGCCGTCTCCGATCCCGCGCTGGGATGTGCCGAAGATGAACCAGGCGGCAAACCTCACCATCCTTTCGGCCGGCCGCGAAAAGCGCATCCATGCCGTGCCACCCTATACCCGCGTCGAACCGCTTGTCTTCGACGACGTGCCTTACCGGGTCGAGGACCATGCTGACAAGATTTGTCACCGCAGCGGCGTAACAGGCTACTTTATGAACGAACTGCCGCAGGACGATGGTGCCTCCACCTTCGAGGTCTCCGACAGCCAGTACGGCGTCAAGCATATCCGCAAGCGGGATGGCGAAGCCGTCGCCGTCGGCGAAACCTATTACAAGCAGGGCAGGATCGAGCAATGA
- a CDS encoding alpha-D-ribose 1-methylphosphonate 5-triphosphate diphosphatase, with product MWLSDFEIVLRDRVIPRGAVRIEDGIIAEISEEPVAAADISGDGRLLLPGFIDMHGDMIEREIEPRPNVRFPLELGIFELDKKLAGNGITTAYAALSFHANSSYGHIRSEEHSRSIIQTLVELRKNDLLIDHRVHARFEITFTHARAVIEDLLRAGALDLVSLMDHTPGQGQYRDVERHIETIARNNKITLEQAAQRVQQRMENRAQNGDAVDNLQGIAATARDHGVIIASHDDDSIEKVAIVEGLGARISEFPVTMAAAQEARKFGLATAMGAPNALRGLSYSGNLSAREAYERGILDILASDYHPSAMLPAVIALAEAGAGGLPASVALVSANPARALGLEDRGAIETGLRADLVIAERGRLPRVRATFSKGRQVYSDGIVLRFQQAA from the coding sequence ATGTGGCTGAGTGATTTCGAAATCGTGTTGCGCGATAGGGTCATACCGCGCGGCGCAGTCAGGATCGAAGACGGTATCATCGCAGAGATCAGCGAAGAGCCCGTGGCCGCAGCCGATATTTCCGGCGATGGCAGGCTTCTGCTTCCCGGCTTCATCGATATGCATGGCGACATGATCGAGCGCGAAATCGAGCCGCGCCCCAATGTGCGCTTTCCCCTGGAACTCGGCATTTTCGAACTCGACAAGAAGCTCGCCGGCAATGGTATCACCACGGCCTATGCCGCGCTTTCCTTCCACGCCAACAGCAGCTACGGCCACATCCGCTCGGAAGAACATTCGCGCTCGATCATCCAGACCTTGGTCGAACTTAGGAAGAACGATCTCCTGATCGATCACAGGGTTCATGCGCGCTTCGAAATCACCTTCACCCATGCCCGCGCCGTCATTGAAGATCTGCTGCGCGCCGGCGCCCTCGATCTCGTCTCGCTGATGGATCACACGCCGGGCCAAGGCCAATACCGCGATGTCGAACGTCACATCGAAACGATTGCGCGCAACAACAAGATCACCCTCGAACAGGCTGCCCAGCGTGTTCAGCAACGCATGGAAAACCGCGCCCAGAACGGCGATGCGGTCGACAATCTGCAGGGGATCGCCGCCACGGCGCGCGACCATGGCGTCATCATCGCCTCCCACGATGACGACAGTATCGAAAAGGTGGCTATCGTCGAGGGACTGGGCGCGCGCATCAGCGAGTTTCCGGTGACGATGGCAGCCGCGCAGGAAGCGCGCAAGTTCGGGCTGGCAACCGCCATGGGCGCGCCGAATGCTCTTCGCGGCCTTTCCTACTCCGGCAATCTCTCGGCCCGCGAAGCCTATGAACGCGGCATTCTTGATATTCTTGCCAGCGATTATCACCCCTCGGCCATGCTGCCGGCGGTAATCGCACTGGCAGAGGCCGGAGCCGGCGGACTGCCCGCTTCCGTTGCCCTCGTCAGCGCCAATCCGGCCCGTGCACTCGGCCTTGAGGATCGCGGCGCGATCGAGACCGGGCTGCGTGCCGATCTGGTGATCGCCGAACGCGGCCGCCTGCCGCGTGTGCGCGCCACCTTCTCCAAAGGCAGGCAGGTCTATTCCGACGGAATTGTTTTGCGATTCCAACAGGCTGCCTGA
- a CDS encoding carbon-phosphorus lyase complex subunit PhnI, with product MAYVATRGGEHAIEQSERLYREELGRIDKARVDAIGESLPYLVDRVMGEASLYAPELAALALAQSGGDLYEAVLLLRAYRTTQPRLTIAEPVRQQDLFTVRRISAAFKDIPGGQILGPTLDYSHRLLNVDVLNGATFIPEPVESAGKPAPATQPSLTDWQKAQGLIAETPTEDVPLDEIPDVTREPLLFPASRAHKLQSLARADTGGTLALGYSTMRGYGSVHPTVNELRLGEAEVRIRHPRGTLFSAGRVRVSQSEVISKSKGLELGFSATFGWNEVKVIAAASLDLASNQPNPHPASNEEFILYHTEPVESSGFCIHFKLPHYVTFQSSLDAIRRVKADKAANATGAPEGAAKQAELEEATL from the coding sequence ATGGCCTATGTTGCAACACGTGGCGGCGAACACGCCATTGAACAATCAGAGCGTCTCTACCGCGAGGAGCTTGGACGGATCGACAAGGCCCGCGTAGACGCGATCGGCGAAAGCCTGCCCTATCTGGTCGACCGTGTCATGGGCGAGGCATCGCTCTACGCGCCTGAACTTGCAGCACTTGCGCTCGCCCAGTCCGGCGGCGACCTCTACGAGGCCGTGCTCTTGCTGCGCGCCTATCGCACGACGCAACCACGCCTGACGATCGCCGAGCCGGTTCGTCAGCAGGATCTCTTCACCGTCAGGCGTATTTCGGCGGCTTTCAAGGATATTCCCGGCGGCCAGATCCTCGGACCGACGCTCGACTACTCGCACCGGCTGCTGAATGTCGACGTCTTGAATGGCGCGACTTTCATTCCCGAACCTGTGGAATCTGCGGGCAAGCCGGCACCCGCCACGCAGCCTTCGCTGACTGACTGGCAGAAGGCACAGGGCTTGATCGCCGAAACGCCGACCGAGGATGTGCCGCTTGACGAGATCCCCGACGTGACGCGCGAACCGCTGCTCTTTCCGGCAAGCCGGGCTCATAAGCTGCAGAGTCTGGCGCGTGCCGATACCGGCGGCACATTGGCGCTCGGCTATTCGACCATGCGCGGTTACGGCAGCGTGCATCCGACCGTCAACGAGCTTAGGCTCGGCGAGGCCGAGGTCCGTATCCGCCATCCGCGCGGCACGCTCTTCAGCGCCGGACGCGTGCGCGTCAGCCAGAGCGAGGTCATCTCCAAGAGCAAGGGGCTGGAGCTCGGTTTTTCCGCCACTTTCGGCTGGAATGAGGTCAAAGTGATCGCCGCCGCCTCGCTCGATCTTGCCTCCAACCAGCCCAATCCGCATCCGGCCTCGAACGAGGAATTCATCCTCTACCATACGGAACCGGTCGAAAGCTCGGGCTTCTGCATTCACTTCAAGCTGCCGCATTACGTGACCTTCCAGTCGAGCCTCGACGCCATCCGGCGCGTGAAGGCGGATAAGGCAGCCAATGCAACAGGCGCGCCCGAGGGCGCGGCAAAGCAAGCCGAACTTGAAGAGGCAACGCTGTGA
- a CDS encoding Xaa-Pro peptidase family protein, which produces MSLPVWSHPVAAITDEDRQSRLSRLRERMQAEGITATLLGPTESLRYFTGLVWHLSERLLGAVVTEDKLTYILPGFERSRVESLPHLPGEIAVWEEDESPAALVSRFVSPSGKLALDEALPLAVYHAFTGEMGAGRLVDAGPVIRALRTIKSPAEIALIRYAMGITLDIHRKVRDTIAPGIAASDVARFIDQQHRAAGADGGSTFCIVSFGDATALPHGADGEQILQAGDVILVDTGCRIDGYHSDLTRTYMLDEGNREFERAWAIEREGQQAVFDAAELGTPCENLDAAARDVFARHGLGPDYRLPGLPHRAGHGLGLEIHEAPYIVRGNKTPLTPGMCFSNEPMVVFPGTFGVRLEDHIYMTEDGPRWFTTPAANPYAA; this is translated from the coding sequence GTGTCTCTCCCGGTCTGGTCCCATCCCGTCGCAGCCATCACTGACGAAGACCGGCAAAGCCGCCTGTCGCGCTTGCGCGAGCGGATGCAGGCGGAAGGCATCACCGCCACACTGCTCGGCCCAACCGAGAGCCTACGCTACTTCACCGGCCTCGTCTGGCACCTGAGCGAGCGGCTGCTCGGCGCGGTCGTGACGGAAGACAAGCTCACTTATATCCTACCCGGTTTCGAGCGCAGCCGCGTCGAGTCGCTGCCGCATCTGCCGGGTGAGATTGCCGTCTGGGAAGAAGATGAGAGCCCCGCCGCATTGGTATCACGGTTCGTTAGCCCGTCTGGAAAGCTCGCGCTCGACGAGGCGCTGCCGCTCGCCGTCTATCACGCTTTTACCGGCGAGATGGGAGCGGGCCGACTTGTCGATGCCGGGCCCGTCATCCGCGCGCTGCGAACCATCAAATCGCCTGCTGAAATCGCTCTTATCCGATATGCGATGGGCATCACGCTGGATATTCACCGCAAAGTCCGTGATACGATCGCGCCCGGCATAGCCGCCTCGGACGTTGCGCGCTTCATCGACCAGCAGCATCGGGCTGCCGGCGCCGATGGCGGTTCGACCTTCTGCATCGTCTCCTTTGGTGACGCAACCGCACTGCCACATGGGGCGGATGGCGAACAGATCCTGCAGGCGGGTGACGTCATTCTCGTCGATACGGGTTGCCGGATCGATGGCTATCATTCCGATCTGACACGTACCTATATGCTCGACGAAGGCAATCGCGAATTCGAACGCGCATGGGCAATCGAGCGGGAGGGCCAGCAAGCCGTTTTCGATGCGGCAGAACTCGGCACGCCCTGCGAAAACCTTGACGCCGCCGCCCGCGACGTGTTTGCGCGGCACGGGCTCGGCCCCGACTATCGCCTGCCCGGCCTGCCACATCGCGCTGGCCATGGCCTCGGCCTCGAAATCCACGAGGCACCCTATATCGTCCGCGGCAACAAAACTCCGCTGACGCCGGGCATGTGCTTCTCCAATGAACCGATGGTCGTCTTCCCCGGCACATTCGGCGTTCGTCTCGAAGACCATATCTACATGACCGAAGACGGCCCGCGCTGGTTCACGACGCCGGCGGCAAATCCCTACGCGGCCTAG
- the phnC gene encoding phosphonate ABC transporter ATP-binding protein — protein MLELHSLKKKFGQTQAVNDVNLSIDAGQMVGIIGRSGAGKSTLLRLINRLLDPTSGTIMFEGKDITKLRGRELRLWRASCAMVFQQFNLVERMDVLTNVLIGRVAQHGFLSSMLRRFTDEEKEMAISALDRLDLVPQALQRAATLSGGQQQRVAIAKALVQKPKIMLADEPIASLDPANATRVMEALRKINREDGITVLVNLHTLDTARNYCERIIAMRAGRVRFDGAPADLTQERVREIYGTDDFDAEIDEAVTSTSFNAGRTAKEKVYQAV, from the coding sequence GTGCTTGAGCTTCATTCCCTCAAGAAGAAATTCGGTCAAACACAGGCGGTCAACGATGTAAATCTGTCGATCGATGCCGGACAGATGGTCGGCATAATCGGGCGCAGCGGCGCCGGGAAATCGACATTGCTCCGGCTGATCAATCGTCTGCTCGACCCGACATCCGGTACGATCATGTTCGAGGGCAAGGATATCACCAAGCTGCGCGGTCGCGAGTTGCGTCTGTGGCGCGCGTCCTGCGCGATGGTGTTCCAGCAGTTCAATCTGGTCGAGCGCATGGATGTGCTGACCAACGTGCTGATTGGCCGCGTTGCCCAACACGGCTTCCTCTCATCGATGCTGCGCCGCTTCACGGATGAAGAAAAGGAAATGGCGATCAGCGCGCTCGACCGGCTCGATCTTGTGCCGCAGGCGCTGCAGCGAGCCGCCACCTTGTCCGGCGGACAACAGCAGCGTGTCGCCATCGCCAAGGCGTTGGTCCAGAAGCCGAAGATCATGCTTGCCGACGAGCCGATCGCGTCGCTCGATCCGGCCAATGCGACACGGGTCATGGAGGCACTGCGCAAGATCAACCGAGAGGACGGCATTACCGTTCTCGTCAATCTTCATACGCTCGATACGGCCCGGAACTATTGCGAACGCATCATCGCCATGCGGGCCGGACGGGTGCGCTTCGACGGCGCACCAGCGGACCTGACCCAGGAACGGGTCCGCGAAATCTACGGCACCGACGATTTCGATGCGGAGATCGACGAGGCAGTGACGTCCACCTCATTCAACGCAGGTCGAACCGCGAAGGAAAAGGTCTACCAGGCGGTGTGA